Proteins from one Streptomyces sp. NBC_00289 genomic window:
- a CDS encoding alpha/beta fold hydrolase, with protein MSPRNLTAPTFARTRLGSGPGLLLAHGAGSSLAGTYGPVLETLAARHTVVGIDYPGSGDTPRSTTPLSVDDLADQLVAAADAEGIDHFAVSGYSLGGPIAIRAAARHPERVTALVLTAAFPHRDNRLALASSIQSKIAASGDRELLAEFLLMMALGTQALESMPAEQLRQTLGYTAASIADGSAEQTDLVGHVDVRDDLPNITIPTLVISTTDDRLTSTALHRQLAKTVPGAQLAEIATGHLPMLERTDEWLRLITDFLDKHHA; from the coding sequence ATGTCACCTCGCAACCTGACCGCACCCACGTTCGCCCGCACTCGCCTCGGCTCCGGCCCCGGCCTGCTCCTCGCCCACGGCGCCGGCAGCAGCCTGGCCGGCACCTACGGCCCCGTCCTGGAAACCCTCGCCGCCCGCCACACCGTCGTCGGCATCGACTACCCCGGCAGCGGCGACACCCCCCGCTCCACCACCCCGCTGTCCGTCGACGACCTCGCCGACCAGCTCGTCGCCGCCGCCGACGCAGAGGGCATCGACCACTTCGCCGTGTCCGGCTACTCCCTCGGCGGCCCGATCGCCATCCGAGCAGCCGCCCGCCACCCCGAACGCGTCACCGCACTCGTGCTGACCGCAGCCTTCCCCCACCGCGACAACCGGCTCGCACTCGCCTCCTCGATCCAGAGCAAGATCGCCGCATCCGGCGACCGCGAACTGCTCGCCGAATTCCTGCTCATGATGGCCCTCGGCACCCAGGCACTGGAGTCGATGCCGGCCGAGCAGCTACGGCAGACCCTCGGCTACACCGCCGCCTCCATCGCCGACGGCAGCGCCGAGCAGACCGACCTCGTCGGCCACGTCGACGTCCGCGACGACCTCCCTAACATCACCATCCCCACCCTGGTCATCTCGACCACCGACGACCGGCTCACCTCCACCGCCCTGCACCGCCAGCTCGCCAAAACCGTCCCCGGCGCCCAACTCGCGGAAATCGCCACCGGCCACCTGCCGATGCTGGAGCGGACCGACGAGTGGCTGCGGCTCATCACCGACTTCCTCGACAAGCACCACGCCTGA
- a CDS encoding cupin domain-containing protein, translating into MLEGEGVWTNVDGDAVAMRRGDLLLTPSWAFHEHQNVTDEPMAWLDGLDIPLFSKLDGGFFEFGPDQLSTRETPERSRGERLWGQPGLRPISRPDQPNSPLNAYRWEHTDAALTAQLELQDEGVPGVIESGHAGVRFSNPTTGKDALVTMRTEMRRLRAGTQTVPVRTVGSAVWQVFEGEAVAHVGDKVFEIAKGDLFVVPSWCEVSLSARTQVDLFRFSDEPVYEALGLARTSRGEQQ; encoded by the coding sequence GTGCTCGAAGGCGAAGGCGTGTGGACCAACGTCGACGGGGACGCGGTCGCCATGCGGCGCGGTGACCTGCTGCTCACACCGAGCTGGGCCTTCCACGAGCACCAGAACGTCACCGACGAGCCGATGGCCTGGCTCGACGGCCTCGACATCCCGCTCTTCTCCAAACTCGACGGCGGTTTCTTCGAGTTCGGCCCCGACCAGCTTTCCACCCGCGAAACACCCGAGCGCTCGCGCGGCGAACGGCTGTGGGGGCAGCCCGGACTGCGCCCGATCAGCCGGCCTGACCAGCCCAACTCCCCGCTGAACGCCTACCGCTGGGAACACACCGACGCCGCCCTGACCGCCCAGCTGGAACTGCAGGACGAAGGCGTACCCGGCGTGATCGAGTCCGGGCACGCCGGAGTCCGCTTCTCCAACCCCACCACCGGCAAGGACGCCCTGGTCACGATGCGCACCGAGATGCGCCGACTGCGGGCCGGCACACAGACCGTCCCGGTGCGCACGGTCGGCTCCGCGGTCTGGCAGGTGTTCGAGGGCGAGGCGGTCGCCCACGTCGGCGACAAGGTCTTCGAGATCGCCAAGGGCGACCTGTTCGTCGTCCCGTCCTGGTGCGAGGTCTCACTGTCCGCCCGTACCCAGGTCGACCTTTTCCGTTTCAGCGACGAGCCCGTCTACGAGGCCCTGGGCCTCGCCCGCACCTCCCGAGGAGAACAGCAGTGA
- a CDS encoding ABC transporter ATP-binding protein: MNRKPREKPPVGAPIGEVEAGHGTPSGTGFLRIRDLRIHFDTDDGLVRAVDGISFELERGRTLGIVGESGSGKSVTSLGIMGLHRTVKAKISGEIWLDGEELVSAPPDRVQHLRGHKMAMIFQDPLTAMHPFYTIGAQITEAYRVHHPKASRKEARLRAVEMLERVGIPQPATRVDDYPHQFSGGMRQRAMIAMALVNNPSLLIADEPTTALDVTVQAQILDLIRELQEQFGSAVIIITHDLGVVAELADDILVMYAGKCVETGEAKQLFTAPEHPYTWGLLGSMPRMDREMQARLIPIAGNPPSLIRLPRGCAFHPRCPFADRNGDKSLTEVPELTDASGTGHLVACHLLPEERRRIFAKEVAPRL, from the coding sequence ATGAACCGGAAACCTCGCGAAAAGCCGCCGGTGGGGGCGCCCATCGGTGAGGTGGAGGCCGGCCACGGAACGCCTTCCGGTACCGGCTTTCTCCGCATACGCGACCTACGCATCCACTTCGACACCGACGACGGCCTGGTCAGGGCCGTGGACGGCATCTCCTTCGAACTCGAGCGCGGCCGGACCCTGGGCATCGTGGGCGAGTCGGGCTCCGGGAAATCGGTGACCTCGCTGGGAATCATGGGCCTTCACCGCACCGTCAAGGCCAAGATCTCCGGCGAGATCTGGCTGGACGGCGAAGAGCTCGTCTCCGCCCCTCCCGACCGGGTACAGCACCTGCGGGGCCACAAGATGGCGATGATCTTCCAGGACCCACTGACCGCGATGCACCCCTTCTATACCATCGGCGCCCAGATCACCGAGGCCTACCGGGTGCACCACCCGAAAGCGAGCCGCAAGGAGGCCCGCCTACGGGCGGTGGAGATGCTCGAACGGGTGGGCATCCCGCAGCCCGCCACCCGTGTCGACGACTATCCGCACCAGTTCTCCGGCGGCATGCGCCAACGCGCCATGATCGCCATGGCTCTGGTCAACAACCCCTCGCTGCTGATCGCGGACGAGCCGACGACAGCACTCGACGTCACAGTCCAGGCGCAGATCCTGGACCTCATCCGCGAGCTCCAGGAGCAGTTCGGTTCCGCAGTGATCATCATCACTCACGACCTGGGAGTGGTGGCCGAGTTGGCTGACGACATCCTGGTGATGTACGCCGGCAAATGTGTGGAGACGGGCGAGGCCAAGCAGCTCTTCACGGCGCCCGAGCATCCCTACACCTGGGGCCTGCTGGGCTCCATGCCGCGCATGGACCGCGAAATGCAGGCGCGGCTGATCCCGATCGCCGGGAATCCGCCGAGCCTGATCAGACTGCCGCGGGGATGCGCGTTCCATCCGCGCTGCCCCTTTGCCGACCGCAATGGCGACAAGTCCCTCACGGAAGTGCCCGAGTTGACCGACGCGTCAGGCACCGGCCATCTCGTGGCCTGCCATCTGCTGCCCGAGGAACGGCGCCGGATCTTCGCCAAGGAAGTGGCGCCCCGGCTGTGA
- a CDS encoding antibiotic biosynthesis monooxygenase → MLNFGHLDASTHFRDQQKEETGPVTIINTFVAPEGKEDEVLAAWTDDAEYMKKSGSLLSVQLYRGIGGSRLFTNVAVWKSTGHLRAALGTPEFASHLEQYPSGTVAYPHLYQKFAVEGVCEGE, encoded by the coding sequence ATGCTCAACTTCGGCCACCTCGACGCGTCCACCCACTTCCGCGACCAGCAGAAGGAGGAGACCGGACCAGTCACCATCATCAACACGTTCGTGGCCCCAGAAGGCAAGGAGGACGAGGTGCTGGCCGCCTGGACGGACGACGCGGAATACATGAAGAAGTCGGGGAGCCTGCTCTCGGTGCAGCTGTACCGGGGCATCGGCGGCAGCCGGCTCTTCACCAACGTCGCGGTCTGGAAATCCACCGGGCACCTCCGCGCAGCGCTCGGCACGCCGGAGTTCGCCTCCCACCTGGAGCAGTATCCCTCCGGCACCGTCGCCTACCCGCACCTGTACCAGAAGTTCGCTGTCGAGGGCGTCTGCGAAGGGGAGTGA
- a CDS encoding nuclear transport factor 2 family protein, which translates to MESSEIVEALWDRMQARDWEGLGELLADDLVVEWPVSGERIVGRDNFVRINAEYPEGWSIRVLRIVADGEAVVSEVEVPHDAMGVHRVASFWTVRDGKIVGGREYWTELGTDPSPEWRAAYVQRM; encoded by the coding sequence ATGGAGTCTTCGGAGATCGTTGAAGCGTTGTGGGACCGCATGCAGGCCCGGGACTGGGAGGGGCTGGGTGAGTTGCTGGCCGATGACCTGGTGGTGGAGTGGCCCGTGAGTGGAGAGCGGATCGTGGGTCGCGACAACTTCGTTCGCATCAACGCGGAGTATCCGGAGGGGTGGTCGATCCGGGTGCTGCGGATCGTGGCGGATGGCGAGGCAGTGGTCTCTGAGGTGGAGGTCCCGCACGACGCCATGGGGGTCCACCGCGTGGCGTCGTTCTGGACCGTTCGGGACGGAAAGATCGTTGGTGGGCGGGAGTACTGGACCGAGCTGGGTACGGACCCGTCGCCGGAATGGCGGGCTGCGTACGTGCAGCGGATGTAG
- a CDS encoding ABC transporter permease, protein MSAYIIRRVAAAVILLFVVTAMTFAIFFLVPRLAGETSTQLAAQYVGRDPSPEALTAVQKNLGFDQPLYTQYWQFVHGIFAGRTFHYGPDASYCQVPCFGYSFKSHLPVWPQITERIPVTLSLTIGAAIIWLVSGVSIGVLSALKRGSIFDRLSMGIALAGVSLPIFFTALVSLALFSYKWPIFPNLQYVPFTSDPLMWAKNLVLPWVTLAFLYSALYARLTRAGMLETMSEDYIRTARAKGLSERTVVVKHGLRSALTPIITIFGLDIGLLLGGAVLTETAFSLPGVGQYAVQAINDNDLPKIMAVTALAAFFIVVANLVVDVLYVAVDPRVRY, encoded by the coding sequence GTGAGTGCGTACATCATTCGCCGAGTAGCGGCTGCGGTGATCCTGCTGTTCGTCGTGACGGCCATGACCTTCGCGATCTTCTTCCTGGTGCCCCGGCTGGCCGGCGAGACCAGCACCCAGTTGGCGGCGCAGTACGTCGGCCGCGATCCCAGTCCTGAGGCACTGACCGCCGTCCAGAAGAACCTGGGCTTCGACCAGCCGCTCTATACGCAGTACTGGCAGTTCGTGCACGGGATCTTCGCCGGCCGCACGTTCCATTACGGACCGGACGCCTCCTACTGCCAGGTGCCGTGCTTCGGTTACTCGTTCAAGAGCCACCTGCCGGTCTGGCCACAGATCACCGAACGCATCCCCGTGACGCTGTCACTGACCATAGGGGCGGCGATCATCTGGCTGGTCAGCGGCGTGTCGATCGGCGTGCTGTCGGCGCTCAAGCGCGGCTCGATCTTCGACCGACTCTCCATGGGGATCGCGCTGGCTGGCGTCTCGCTGCCGATCTTCTTCACCGCGCTGGTTTCCCTCGCACTGTTCAGCTACAAGTGGCCGATCTTCCCGAACCTGCAGTACGTGCCCTTCACCTCGGACCCGCTGATGTGGGCGAAGAATCTGGTACTGCCATGGGTCACCCTCGCCTTCTTGTACTCGGCGCTGTACGCCCGGCTCACTCGGGCAGGCATGCTGGAGACGATGAGCGAGGACTACATCCGCACCGCGCGGGCCAAGGGCCTCAGCGAGCGGACGGTGGTCGTCAAGCACGGTCTGCGCTCCGCGCTCACCCCGATCATCACGATCTTCGGCCTCGACATCGGTCTGCTGCTCGGCGGCGCCGTACTCACCGAAACCGCCTTCTCGCTGCCCGGAGTCGGGCAGTACGCGGTGCAGGCGATCAACGACAACGACCTGCCGAAGATCATGGCCGTAACCGCGCTGGCCGCCTTCTTCATCGTCGTGGCCAACCTCGTGGTGGATGTGCTCTACGTCGCCGTCGACCCCCGGGTGAGGTACTGA
- a CDS encoding IclR family transcriptional regulator, which produces MYRPGPALQAIRGSQAAPPPDLITIAHPHLQRLADAVRETTHLMVLEGNAARFLDGVEGPQALRVSYRTGTLLPAHVTSGGKTLLAALPADRLRALYPNGLPGGRADASDDVERLFNELVSVRRTGYAINLQESERGVHAVGACVRDRTGTAVAAVAVAAPSVRCTRASLAELSRPLLASARDIGQSL; this is translated from the coding sequence GTGTACCGGCCGGGCCCGGCTCTCCAGGCGATCAGGGGAAGCCAGGCCGCCCCTCCCCCGGACCTGATCACCATCGCCCACCCTCACCTGCAACGGCTGGCGGACGCCGTCCGCGAGACGACCCACCTGATGGTGCTCGAAGGCAACGCAGCCCGCTTCCTGGACGGCGTGGAGGGCCCCCAGGCACTGCGCGTCAGCTATCGCACCGGCACCCTCCTGCCCGCCCACGTCACCTCAGGCGGCAAGACCCTGCTCGCCGCGCTGCCGGCCGACCGGCTGCGCGCCCTCTACCCCAACGGGCTCCCCGGCGGGCGGGCCGACGCCTCCGACGACGTGGAGCGCCTGTTCAACGAGCTGGTGTCGGTGCGACGGACCGGCTACGCGATCAATCTGCAGGAGAGCGAACGCGGGGTGCATGCCGTCGGCGCATGCGTGCGCGACCGCACGGGCACCGCAGTGGCGGCCGTGGCGGTTGCGGCTCCGTCGGTCCGATGCACGCGCGCGAGCCTGGCGGAGTTGTCCCGACCCTTGCTGGCATCCGCGCGGGACATCGGTCAGAGTCTGTGA
- a CDS encoding TetR/AcrR family transcriptional regulator — protein sequence MKQPLHRRQPTQSNPRVQRTRNRVLAVARELLPQVGPAGLTYALLAERSDVTRQTLYRHWPTRAALLFDLVLEGPDLGTYPEPGSDVREVATAWLKSLRAGVSVPAVRAAALAVTAQADHDPDSARALVRIGEDRYAGFNKLLEPAGVQISDDEFTLLYGPVLARLFLDRGQVTDAFIDAVVAQWLTTLHPADAPQDSR from the coding sequence ATGAAGCAGCCCCTCCACCGCCGACAGCCGACCCAGAGCAACCCACGCGTGCAGCGCACCCGCAACCGCGTGCTGGCCGTCGCGCGAGAACTGCTGCCTCAGGTCGGACCAGCCGGGCTGACTTACGCCCTGCTGGCCGAGCGGTCAGACGTCACCCGCCAGACGCTCTACCGTCACTGGCCCACCCGAGCCGCGCTTCTCTTCGACCTCGTCCTCGAAGGCCCCGACCTCGGCACCTACCCCGAACCGGGCAGCGACGTGCGCGAGGTGGCCACCGCCTGGCTGAAGAGCCTGCGCGCCGGCGTCAGCGTGCCGGCCGTGCGAGCCGCGGCCCTGGCGGTCACCGCCCAGGCCGACCACGACCCCGACAGCGCCCGGGCACTCGTCCGCATCGGCGAAGACCGCTACGCCGGCTTCAACAAGCTGCTGGAGCCCGCAGGCGTCCAGATCAGCGACGACGAGTTCACCCTGCTGTACGGGCCCGTCCTCGCCAGGCTCTTCCTCGACCGCGGCCAGGTCACCGACGCCTTCATCGACGCCGTCGTGGCCCAATGGCTCACCACGCTGCACCCTGCCGACGCACCGCAGGACTCCCGGTAG
- a CDS encoding fumarylacetoacetate hydrolase family protein translates to MKLATIRVNGTTRAVRVDEDKAVDLGESDLVAFLRHTDWAARAADADGDTYEGALDYAPVVVAPEKVVCVGLNYRTHILEMGRELPSHPTLFSKFARALVGAYDDVTLPASSTQMDWEAELGVVIGAEVRHADTEQARAAIAGYTVLNDVTARDWLYRTDPALMRRS, encoded by the coding sequence GTGAAGCTCGCCACGATCCGTGTCAACGGCACGACCCGCGCCGTCCGCGTTGACGAGGACAAGGCCGTCGACCTCGGCGAGAGCGACCTGGTGGCCTTCCTGCGCCACACCGACTGGGCGGCGCGCGCCGCGGACGCCGACGGCGACACCTACGAAGGCGCCCTGGACTACGCCCCCGTGGTCGTCGCCCCGGAGAAGGTCGTATGCGTCGGCCTCAACTACCGCACCCACATACTGGAGATGGGCCGCGAACTCCCCTCGCACCCCACACTGTTCTCCAAGTTCGCGCGGGCGCTGGTCGGCGCGTACGACGACGTGACCCTGCCCGCCTCCTCCACACAGATGGACTGGGAAGCCGAACTTGGCGTCGTCATCGGGGCCGAGGTCCGGCACGCCGACACCGAGCAGGCACGGGCCGCGATCGCCGGGTACACCGTGCTCAACGATGTCACCGCCCGCGACTGGCTGTACCGCACCGATCCCGCGCTGATGCGTAGGAGCTGA
- a CDS encoding nuclear transport factor 2 family protein — MSDSPNVALVRRLYDSGMAPEVTKEVMAPDLVWDITPGFPNSGVYHGWDNVAQDFFGVMMPSYESFGAVAEEFYGADDNHVFVYGHYHAETKSGNKADVRFIHLWTIREGKLARMRQAADSHLLQEALNC, encoded by the coding sequence ATGTCCGACTCCCCGAACGTCGCCCTCGTCCGCCGGCTGTACGACTCCGGAATGGCGCCCGAGGTCACCAAGGAAGTCATGGCCCCCGACCTCGTCTGGGACATCACTCCGGGATTCCCGAACAGCGGCGTCTACCACGGCTGGGACAACGTGGCACAGGACTTCTTCGGCGTGATGATGCCGAGCTACGAGTCCTTCGGCGCGGTGGCCGAGGAGTTCTACGGAGCCGACGACAACCACGTCTTCGTGTACGGGCATTACCACGCCGAGACGAAGAGCGGGAACAAGGCCGACGTCCGGTTCATCCACCTGTGGACCATCCGCGAAGGCAAGCTCGCACGGATGCGGCAGGCCGCCGACAGCCACCTCCTCCAAGAAGCCCTGAACTGCTGA
- a CDS encoding type 1 glutamine amidotransferase domain-containing protein — protein sequence MAKILFVITASDHWTLADGTRQPAGFWAEEALGPYQVFKKAGYEIATATPGGVPPTADALSLTPDFNGGEEGAERMRTTLREATELAQPLRIEDVRVDDYDAVFYPGGWGPMEDLPDNAESGKLLTEWLASGKPVSLVCHGPAALLATIGPDGTSPFTGYRLTGLSNAEEKQNGLADRAKWLLQDRLVNDLGADYREADPFTPHLEVDRTLFTGQNPGSATPLAQEVLKALS from the coding sequence ATGGCGAAGATCCTCTTCGTGATCACCGCGTCCGACCACTGGACGCTGGCCGACGGAACCCGGCAGCCGGCCGGCTTCTGGGCCGAGGAAGCCCTCGGCCCGTACCAGGTCTTCAAGAAGGCCGGCTACGAGATCGCCACGGCGACACCCGGCGGAGTACCGCCCACGGCAGACGCGCTCAGCCTCACCCCGGACTTCAACGGCGGCGAGGAAGGCGCGGAGCGCATGCGGACCACGCTGCGTGAGGCGACCGAGCTGGCGCAGCCGCTGCGCATCGAGGACGTGCGCGTCGACGACTACGACGCCGTCTTCTACCCCGGCGGCTGGGGCCCGATGGAGGACCTCCCCGACAACGCCGAGTCCGGGAAGCTGCTCACCGAGTGGCTCGCCTCGGGCAAGCCGGTGTCCCTGGTGTGCCACGGCCCCGCCGCCCTGCTGGCCACCATCGGCCCCGACGGGACGTCCCCGTTCACCGGCTACCGCCTGACCGGCCTCTCCAACGCCGAGGAGAAGCAGAACGGTCTCGCGGACCGCGCGAAGTGGCTGCTGCAGGACCGCCTCGTCAACGATCTCGGGGCGGACTACCGCGAAGCCGATCCGTTCACCCCGCACCTCGAGGTCGACCGCACCCTGTTCACCGGCCAGAACCCGGGCTCGGCGACTCCGCTGGCCCAAGAGGTGCTCAAGGCACTGAGCTGA
- a CDS encoding helix-turn-helix domain-containing protein has product MSRNPHLNELGEFLKARRAELSPSEVGLRGGQRRRVRGLRREEVALLAAISTEYYARIEQGRLQASTPLLNEIAQVLRLNEDQRTYLFDLAAKESVRTPISGDRQQADTQLQRILDNLTGTPAFVIGRRTDILAWNELAAALWTDFGRFPEQERVFLRLLFTEPWMRELYADWEEVTRLAIVQLRMESARYPGDRLLAALVEELSARDAQFRQWWAEHDVAARGKGTKKLRHPAVGELTLDWDTLTCATDPEQHIIVWTAAPGSPSHDGLRLLASWATDQKRTASDTVS; this is encoded by the coding sequence ATGAGCCGCAACCCGCATCTGAACGAGCTGGGTGAATTCCTCAAGGCCCGCCGTGCTGAGCTCAGCCCCTCCGAGGTCGGACTGCGCGGCGGGCAACGGCGGCGTGTGCGTGGTCTGCGCCGCGAAGAGGTGGCTCTCCTGGCCGCGATCAGCACCGAGTACTACGCGCGGATCGAGCAGGGCCGTCTCCAGGCGTCGACGCCCCTCCTGAACGAGATCGCCCAGGTGCTCCGCCTGAACGAGGACCAGCGAACCTACCTGTTCGACCTCGCGGCCAAGGAATCGGTGCGCACGCCCATCTCCGGCGACCGCCAGCAGGCGGATACCCAGCTGCAGCGCATACTGGACAATCTCACCGGCACTCCCGCCTTCGTCATCGGCCGGCGGACCGACATCCTGGCCTGGAACGAGCTCGCCGCAGCGCTCTGGACCGACTTCGGGCGATTCCCTGAGCAGGAACGTGTGTTCCTCCGGTTGCTGTTCACCGAACCCTGGATGCGCGAGCTGTACGCCGACTGGGAGGAGGTCACCCGTCTGGCCATCGTCCAGTTGCGTATGGAAAGCGCGCGCTACCCCGGCGACCGGCTCCTCGCCGCCCTGGTCGAGGAACTCTCCGCCCGCGACGCCCAGTTCCGGCAGTGGTGGGCCGAGCACGACGTCGCGGCACGGGGCAAGGGCACCAAGAAGCTTCGTCACCCGGCGGTGGGCGAGCTCACGCTCGACTGGGACACGCTCACCTGTGCCACGGACCCCGAGCAGCACATCATCGTGTGGACCGCGGCACCCGGCTCCCCTTCCCACGACGGACTGCGTCTCCTGGCCTCCTGGGCCACGGACCAGAAGCGAACGGCGTCCGACACCGTGTCCTGA
- a CDS encoding ABC transporter ATP-binding protein — translation MGPTQTTDQEALLNVQGLVKHFPITQGLLRRQVGAVRAVDGIDFSVAPGETLGVVGESGCGKTTTGRLIIRLLEPTAGKIEFEGRDITHLSPGAMRPLRKDIQMIFQDPYSSLNPRHTVGTIVGYPFRLQKVKTEEGVKRAVQDLLELCGLSPEHYNRYPHEFSGGQRQRIGVARALALRPKMIVADEPVSALDVSIQAQVVNLLDDLQEELGLTYVIIAHDLSVIRHVSTRVAVMYLGKVVEIGGRESLYSGPMHPYTVALMSAVPVPNPERRTNRERILLTGDVPSPVNPPPACRFHTRCWKAQDICRTQEPPLRELKRGHLVACHFPENMSREAD, via the coding sequence ATGGGACCGACGCAGACCACCGATCAGGAGGCCCTGCTGAACGTCCAGGGGCTGGTGAAGCACTTTCCCATCACCCAGGGCCTGCTGCGCCGTCAGGTCGGCGCGGTGCGGGCGGTGGACGGCATCGACTTCAGCGTGGCGCCCGGGGAGACGCTGGGCGTGGTCGGCGAGTCGGGCTGCGGCAAGACCACGACCGGACGGCTGATCATCCGGCTCCTCGAGCCCACGGCAGGAAAGATCGAGTTCGAGGGACGCGACATCACGCACCTGTCGCCCGGCGCGATGCGGCCCCTGCGCAAAGACATCCAGATGATCTTCCAGGACCCGTACTCCTCCCTCAACCCCCGGCACACCGTCGGCACGATCGTCGGCTACCCCTTCCGGCTGCAGAAGGTGAAGACCGAGGAGGGAGTAAAACGCGCCGTCCAGGACCTGCTGGAACTGTGCGGGCTCAGCCCCGAGCACTACAACCGCTACCCGCACGAGTTCTCCGGCGGCCAGCGGCAACGCATCGGCGTGGCCAGGGCGCTGGCGCTGCGGCCGAAGATGATCGTGGCAGACGAGCCGGTATCGGCGCTGGACGTCTCCATCCAGGCCCAGGTGGTCAACCTGCTGGACGATCTTCAGGAGGAGCTGGGCCTCACCTACGTGATCATCGCGCACGACCTGTCGGTCATCCGACATGTCTCCACGCGGGTGGCGGTGATGTACCTGGGAAAGGTGGTGGAGATCGGCGGCAGGGAGTCGCTGTACAGCGGGCCCATGCACCCCTACACAGTGGCCCTCATGTCTGCGGTCCCCGTCCCGAACCCCGAGCGCCGCACCAATCGCGAACGGATCCTCCTCACGGGCGACGTGCCCTCGCCCGTGAACCCACCGCCCGCGTGCCGCTTCCACACCCGCTGCTGGAAGGCCCAGGACATCTGCCGGACGCAGGAACCGCCGCTCAGAGAGCTCAAGCGAGGACACCTTGTGGCCTGCCACTTCCCGGAGAACATGTCTCGCGAAGCAGACTAG
- a CDS encoding zinc-binding alcohol dehydrogenase family protein, giving the protein MKAVGFTEFGGPEVLRVLELPTPEAGPGEVRIRVHAATVNAIDALQRGGPSGPPDVQPPFVPGMDAVGVVDQIGPGADTHVRVGDRVMAIVVPSGSHGAYCEQVVVPAESVVHVPYTATDAQAASLPMNGLAARLALDTLDLDPGQIIAVTGAAGAVGGYTVQLAKADGLRVVADASEQDETLLRELGADVVLRRGAEYPDRVCAEVPEGVDGLVDGAGLGALTARAVRDGGRVVTLRGFDGPGERGVVFEPVVVFGYAREHAKLDQLRQQVEEGRVTLRVAKTFPAEQAVEAHRLLAAGGVRGRLVLTF; this is encoded by the coding sequence ATGAAGGCCGTAGGTTTCACGGAATTCGGCGGGCCGGAGGTGCTTCGGGTCCTGGAGCTGCCCACCCCCGAGGCCGGTCCGGGCGAGGTCCGTATCCGGGTGCACGCAGCGACCGTCAACGCGATCGACGCCCTGCAGCGCGGCGGGCCCTCCGGACCGCCGGACGTCCAGCCGCCGTTCGTTCCCGGCATGGACGCCGTCGGCGTCGTGGACCAGATAGGCCCGGGCGCGGACACGCACGTGAGGGTCGGCGACCGCGTGATGGCGATCGTGGTCCCCAGCGGCTCGCACGGCGCGTATTGCGAACAGGTCGTGGTACCGGCGGAGTCGGTCGTGCACGTTCCCTACACTGCGACCGACGCGCAGGCCGCGTCCCTGCCGATGAACGGCCTGGCCGCCCGCCTGGCGCTGGACACGCTCGATCTGGATCCCGGGCAGATCATCGCGGTCACCGGCGCGGCCGGTGCGGTCGGCGGGTACACCGTGCAACTGGCCAAGGCGGACGGATTGCGGGTGGTGGCCGACGCCTCGGAACAGGACGAGACGCTGCTCAGGGAACTTGGTGCCGACGTCGTACTGCGCCGCGGTGCCGAGTACCCGGACCGTGTATGCGCGGAAGTCCCCGAAGGCGTCGACGGACTCGTCGACGGCGCCGGGCTCGGCGCTCTCACCGCTCGGGCGGTCCGCGACGGCGGCCGGGTGGTGACGCTGCGCGGCTTCGACGGCCCCGGCGAGCGAGGCGTCGTCTTCGAGCCGGTCGTCGTCTTCGGATACGCCCGGGAGCACGCCAAGCTCGACCAGCTCCGGCAGCAGGTGGAGGAGGGCCGCGTCACACTCCGGGTGGCCAAGACGTTCCCGGCGGAACAGGCCGTCGAAGCGCATCGGCTCCTCGCTGCGGGCGGCGTGCGGGGCCGGCTGGTCCTGACGTTCTGA